A genome region from Flavobacterium sp. includes the following:
- a CDS encoding DUF305 domain-containing protein, protein MEHTTQQHSKEKNPKMYKKLAFMIVLSFIAMYILMYSMVDVFANVIPNVNQFYMAGLMTMPMLIIEIIVMGSMYMNKKWNMALLAIGGLAAIIFFSCIRLQAAVDDKEFLKSMIPHHAAAILMAKEASLQDPEISQLAQDIIKAQEAEIAQMKAKLGEMKKK, encoded by the coding sequence ATGGAACACACAACACAGCAGCATTCAAAAGAGAAAAACCCAAAAATGTACAAAAAATTAGCATTTATGATCGTATTGTCATTTATTGCTATGTACATCCTAATGTACTCGATGGTAGATGTTTTTGCTAATGTCATTCCCAATGTAAATCAATTTTACATGGCAGGACTAATGACTATGCCGATGCTCATAATTGAGATTATTGTAATGGGCAGTATGTATATGAATAAAAAGTGGAACATGGCATTACTTGCCATAGGCGGCCTTGCTGCAATTATTTTTTTTTCCTGCATCAGACTGCAAGCGGCTGTTGACGATAAAGAGTTCTTAAAATCAATGATTCCACACCATGCAGCGGCAATCCTCATGGCCAAAGAGGCTTCCCTTCAAGATCCAGAAATAAGTCAGCTTGCACAAGACATTATAAAAGCACAAGAAGCTGAAATTGCGCAGATGAAAGCCAAGTTGGGTGAAATGAAAAAAAAATAA
- a CDS encoding multicopper oxidase domain-containing protein produces MKNILTILVFIMLPVLIYAQDMKTMEMDKKPSKEESNPTTYTCPMHPEIHEAKPGNCPKCGMKLVPEKSDKQTKTAENKATKQTDQGNKTLQDGNSSSISQKRAEENTSPPRVVRYDLYIRDTIVNFTGKAKRAIAVNGQIPMPTLTFTEGDTAEIYVHNELDEDTSLHWHGLFLPNQYDGVPNLTQMPIKPHTTHLYTFPIIQHGTHWYHSHTELQEQIGMYGSFIMNKRTDDPTFRKGIDDLPSVPIILSEWTDMKPENVHRLLHNASDWFAIKKGTTQSYAEAIKQGYFSDKIKNEWKRMNAMDVSDVYYDKFLINGKNENQLSQFKAGDKVRLRVSNGGASTYFWLTYAGGKITVVANDGNDVEPVEVDRLIIAVSETYDIVVTIPADKTAYEFLATPEDRTKSTSLYIGSGIKQLVAPLPKLKYFEGMKMMNGMMKMNGDLDDMGMSMSLNKMDMNVVMYPEITGETKPKTSTKMEGMKMDAEQYNANALSDITTLNYAMLKSPTKTTLPENAPVKELKFELTGNMNRYVWSLDNKVVSEADKILIKKGENVRIILHNNSMMRHPMHLHGHDFRVLNGQGEYAPLKNVIDIMPMETDTLEFNANVDGDWFFHCHILYHMMSGMGRVFTYENQPANPEIPNPKLAQRKLFADDRKFHFMAENDFATNGNDGEAMYQSTRWSIGTEWRLGYNDMHGYETETHIGRYIGKMQWLMPFIGFDWRYRRMGEDIQENNLFGQTNTKDKRAVVSLGVNYILPMLIVAQAEVFTDGKVRLQFERKDIPVSKRLRMNLMWNTDKEYMAGLRYIITRWGSLSSHYDSDMGFGAGFILNY; encoded by the coding sequence ATGAAAAATATACTTACAATACTAGTTTTTATCATGCTTCCTGTCCTAATTTATGCTCAGGATATGAAAACAATGGAAATGGATAAAAAGCCTTCGAAAGAAGAGTCAAATCCCACTACGTATACTTGTCCAATGCATCCCGAAATTCATGAAGCCAAACCAGGAAACTGCCCCAAGTGCGGTATGAAACTAGTTCCGGAAAAGTCAGACAAGCAAACAAAAACAGCAGAAAATAAAGCCACCAAGCAAACTGACCAAGGTAATAAGACACTTCAGGACGGCAATAGTAGTTCTATTTCTCAGAAAAGAGCTGAAGAAAATACTTCGCCACCGCGTGTAGTCCGATATGACCTGTATATAAGAGACACAATTGTAAATTTTACAGGAAAAGCAAAAAGGGCCATTGCCGTTAACGGACAAATACCTATGCCTACTTTGACCTTTACAGAAGGAGATACTGCGGAAATCTATGTTCACAATGAGCTGGATGAAGATACTTCCTTGCATTGGCATGGCTTATTCTTACCCAATCAATATGATGGTGTGCCAAATCTAACTCAAATGCCAATTAAACCCCATACGACGCATCTGTATACTTTTCCCATTATTCAGCATGGCACACACTGGTATCATAGCCATACGGAACTTCAGGAACAGATAGGCATGTACGGTTCGTTCATTATGAATAAAAGGACAGATGATCCGACCTTTCGCAAGGGAATCGATGATTTGCCTTCCGTTCCCATAATACTAAGTGAATGGACAGATATGAAACCTGAAAATGTACATCGATTACTGCACAATGCATCAGACTGGTTTGCTATTAAAAAGGGCACTACACAAAGTTATGCAGAAGCTATAAAACAGGGGTATTTCAGCGACAAAATAAAAAATGAATGGAAGCGAATGAATGCCATGGATGTCAGTGATGTTTATTACGACAAATTTTTAATCAATGGGAAAAATGAAAATCAGCTTTCCCAATTTAAAGCAGGTGATAAGGTCCGATTACGGGTTTCCAATGGAGGTGCATCAACCTACTTTTGGTTAACCTATGCCGGTGGGAAAATTACGGTTGTGGCAAATGATGGGAATGACGTAGAACCCGTTGAGGTTGATCGACTAATTATTGCAGTTTCTGAAACCTATGACATAGTTGTTACTATTCCAGCTGATAAAACAGCTTATGAATTTTTAGCAACACCCGAAGACCGAACAAAATCTACGTCCCTTTACATCGGAAGCGGAATTAAGCAATTAGTAGCTCCTTTGCCAAAACTTAAATATTTCGAAGGAATGAAAATGATGAACGGCATGATGAAAATGAATGGCGATCTGGATGACATGGGAATGAGCATGAGCCTTAATAAGATGGATATGAATGTAGTAATGTATCCTGAGATTACAGGTGAAACAAAGCCTAAAACCAGTACAAAGATGGAAGGAATGAAAATGGATGCTGAGCAATATAATGCCAATGCACTTTCGGATATTACAACACTAAATTATGCAATGCTTAAATCACCTACAAAAACTACGCTTCCCGAAAATGCCCCTGTTAAAGAACTAAAATTTGAACTTACGGGGAATATGAATCGATATGTATGGAGTCTGGACAATAAGGTGGTTTCAGAAGCTGATAAAATATTAATTAAAAAAGGTGAAAATGTACGTATAATTTTGCATAATAATTCTATGATGCGCCATCCAATGCACTTGCATGGACATGATTTCAGGGTTCTTAATGGACAAGGAGAATATGCACCATTAAAAAATGTGATTGATATAATGCCTATGGAAACCGATACTTTGGAATTTAATGCCAATGTTGATGGAGACTGGTTTTTTCACTGCCATATTTTATATCATATGATGAGCGGAATGGGCAGGGTTTTTACTTATGAAAATCAGCCGGCCAATCCTGAAATACCAAACCCAAAACTAGCACAGCGAAAACTTTTTGCCGACGACAGAAAATTCCACTTTATGGCAGAAAATGATTTTGCCACCAATGGAAATGACGGTGAAGCAATGTATCAAAGTACACGCTGGAGCATTGGAACCGAATGGAGGTTAGGATACAATGACATGCATGGTTATGAAACAGAAACACATATTGGTCGATATATTGGAAAAATGCAATGGTTAATGCCTTTTATAGGATTTGACTGGAGATATAGAAGAATGGGAGAAGATATACAAGAAAATAATCTTTTTGGACAAACCAATACTAAGGATAAACGTGCAGTGGTAAGTCTAGGGGTTAACTACATCCTACCTATGTTAATAGTAGCACAAGCTGAAGTTTTTACCGATGGTAAAGTCAGATTACAATTTGAACGTAAAGACATTCCCGTTTCTAAACGGCTTAGAATGAATTTGATGTGGAATACAGACAAGGAATATATGGCAGGACTACGCTATATAATTACCAGATGGGGTTCTTTGTCTTCACACTATGACAGTGATATGGGCTTTGGTGCAGGATTTATTTTAAATTACTAG
- a CDS encoding heavy metal translocating P-type ATPase, translating to MTHTYTISGMTCDGCRTKVEKTLNAVEGIKANVTLDPPMATITMEKHIATEELQAALTAVGKYTIEMTHATHSHEKTAEKSCCSTANDHQHNKDHKKIAVPHNHAGGKYYCPMHCEGDKMYDKAGDCPVCGMDLIQEPAAIQVQQYTCPMHSEVITNAPGSCPICGMDLVPMEPTDTEENKVYKELLQKMKIAILFTVPIFFIAMIEMMHDNPLLKIMDVQKWNWVQLIFSLPVMFYAGWMFFVRGWKSIVTWNLNMFTLIAIGTGVAFLFSIVGMFFPDVFPEEFKSEHGTIHLYFEAATVILTLVLLGQLLEARAHSQTSGAIKELLKLAPTEATLVLEGVDKIISIHDIKKGDLLRVKPGDKIPVDGKITDGESTIDESMITGEPIPVDKKMGDAVSSGTINGNRSFVMIAEKVGSETLLSQIIQMVNNASRSRAPIQKLADSIAKYFVPIVVVISVLTFFIWAKFGPEPAMVYGFINAIAVLIIACPCALGLATPMSVMVGVGKGAQSGILIKNAEALENMNKVNVLITDKTGTITEGKPSVEKIVAFEYSEEELLQFIASLNQYSEHPLAQAVVKFAKAKNVSLTKVNDFENIAGKGVIGTAIGKKTALGNKKLMEQAGAIVSAVIEEKIIAEQKLGKTVSYIAVDKNVVGFVTITDAIKETSAAAIKELMRQGVEVIMLTGDNINTAKAVADELHLTSFQAGCLPEDKLKVIEKLQAEGKIVAMAGDGINDAPALAQSDIGIAMGTGTDVAIESAKITLVKGDLQGIVKAKNLSHAVMSNIKQNLFFAFIYNVLGVPVAAGVLYPFFGILLSPMIAALAMSFSSVSVIVNALRLRSLKL from the coding sequence ATGACACATACCTATACAATATCAGGAATGACTTGCGATGGATGCCGCACCAAAGTAGAAAAAACATTAAATGCAGTCGAAGGAATAAAGGCAAATGTCACATTAGATCCACCGATGGCAACCATTACGATGGAAAAACATATTGCCACCGAAGAACTTCAAGCCGCATTAACTGCCGTTGGAAAGTACACCATTGAAATGACTCATGCTACTCATTCCCACGAAAAAACAGCTGAGAAATCATGCTGTAGTACTGCTAATGATCATCAACACAACAAGGATCATAAAAAAATAGCGGTACCTCATAATCATGCCGGTGGAAAATACTATTGCCCAATGCATTGTGAAGGTGATAAAATGTATGATAAAGCCGGAGATTGTCCTGTGTGCGGAATGGATTTGATACAAGAGCCAGCAGCTATTCAAGTACAGCAATATACCTGTCCGATGCATTCGGAAGTTATTACCAATGCGCCTGGTTCATGCCCAATTTGTGGAATGGACTTAGTGCCTATGGAGCCAACGGATACAGAGGAGAACAAAGTATATAAGGAGTTGCTGCAAAAAATGAAAATAGCAATACTCTTTACGGTGCCTATCTTTTTTATTGCTATGATAGAGATGATGCATGACAATCCATTATTGAAAATAATGGACGTTCAAAAATGGAATTGGGTTCAGCTGATTTTCTCACTCCCCGTGATGTTTTATGCCGGTTGGATGTTTTTCGTTCGCGGATGGAAATCAATTGTAACTTGGAATTTAAATATGTTTACCCTTATCGCAATTGGTACTGGGGTAGCATTTTTGTTTAGTATTGTTGGAATGTTTTTTCCGGATGTATTTCCGGAGGAGTTTAAATCGGAACACGGAACAATTCATCTTTATTTTGAAGCGGCAACGGTAATTCTTACACTGGTATTACTAGGACAATTGCTTGAAGCAAGAGCGCACAGTCAAACCAGTGGTGCCATAAAAGAATTATTGAAATTAGCACCTACCGAAGCTACTTTGGTTCTTGAAGGAGTCGATAAAATAATCTCAATCCATGATATCAAAAAAGGTGATTTATTACGGGTAAAACCCGGAGACAAAATTCCTGTGGATGGGAAGATAACCGATGGTGAAAGCACAATAGACGAATCGATGATTACCGGCGAACCAATTCCTGTGGATAAAAAAATGGGAGATGCGGTATCATCAGGAACCATCAATGGAAACAGATCATTTGTTATGATTGCCGAAAAAGTAGGTTCGGAAACTTTGCTTTCGCAAATTATACAAATGGTCAATAATGCAAGCCGTTCCAGAGCACCAATACAGAAACTAGCAGATAGTATCGCCAAATATTTTGTGCCGATTGTTGTTGTTATCTCTGTTCTTACTTTTTTCATTTGGGCAAAATTTGGCCCGGAACCGGCAATGGTTTACGGATTTATCAACGCCATTGCCGTATTGATAATTGCTTGTCCATGTGCACTGGGTTTAGCAACACCGATGTCTGTAATGGTAGGGGTTGGTAAAGGAGCACAATCGGGAATTCTCATAAAAAATGCCGAAGCCTTAGAAAATATGAACAAAGTAAATGTTCTGATTACTGATAAAACGGGGACAATTACCGAAGGAAAACCTTCTGTAGAGAAAATTGTTGCTTTCGAGTATTCAGAAGAGGAACTGTTACAATTTATTGCTTCTTTAAATCAATATAGCGAACACCCTTTGGCACAGGCCGTAGTGAAATTTGCAAAAGCGAAAAATGTCTCTTTGACAAAAGTCAATGATTTTGAAAACATCGCAGGTAAAGGAGTGATTGGAACTGCTATTGGTAAGAAGACGGCATTAGGCAATAAAAAATTAATGGAGCAAGCAGGGGCAATTGTTTCTGCTGTCATAGAAGAGAAAATTATTGCCGAGCAAAAATTAGGAAAGACGGTTTCTTACATCGCTGTAGATAAAAACGTGGTGGGATTTGTAACGATAACCGATGCCATAAAAGAAACCAGTGCTGCTGCTATAAAAGAATTAATGCGTCAAGGAGTTGAAGTAATCATGCTTACGGGAGATAATATAAATACTGCCAAGGCTGTTGCCGACGAATTGCATTTGACTTCTTTTCAAGCAGGCTGTTTACCAGAGGATAAATTAAAAGTAATCGAGAAATTACAAGCTGAAGGAAAAATTGTTGCTATGGCGGGTGACGGTATAAATGATGCGCCGGCTTTGGCACAATCGGATATCGGAATTGCGATGGGAACAGGAACAGATGTTGCAATAGAAAGTGCCAAGATTACATTGGTAAAAGGAGATTTGCAAGGAATTGTAAAAGCTAAAAACCTGAGCCATGCTGTAATGAGCAATATAAAACAAAATCTCTTCTTTGCTTTTATATACAACGTATTAGGGGTTCCTGTTGCAGCTGGAGTTTTATATCCGTTTTTCGGAATATTACTTTCTCCTATGATTGCTGCCCTGGCAATGAGCTTTAGTTCTGTATCTGTTATTGTCAATGCATTGCGATTAAGAAGTTTAAAACTCTAA
- a CDS encoding TolC family protein — MMSNIKILAVLLLLLPLQLLSQTQQVLSLDTILHRIDKKNVLLQSYSLKAEGYKYSADAATAWMAPMVGVGTFMTPYPFQEVMDDRDKGSLMFRVEQDIPNIGKLNKKKKFIQSQGNIENATRTVTLNDYKAQAKQLYYSWMVAEERMKVLDQNEKIMLTMKKIEEVRYPYNQSQLGNVYKIDARIEENKNMIRMQEGEIAKARAWLNSLMNQPGNADFSIDTSIIPVFNPALHDTTSLAAVRGDIKKMDAGIESMQLSIQAMKAEKNPSFKIQFDHMNSFDKMMPKAYSVMAMMSIPIAPWSSKMYKSDVKAMQYNVQAMEKEKSAMLQETQGMLYGMQYEILTMQKRIQGLETKIIPSMQKSLDVNFLNYQENKLQIPVVIDSWEALNMLQNNLLDEKLKLYQMIVDYEKELYR, encoded by the coding sequence ATGATGTCAAACATTAAAATACTGGCAGTACTATTGCTTTTACTGCCATTACAGCTATTGAGCCAGACCCAACAGGTCTTGTCTCTTGATACAATCCTTCACAGGATTGATAAAAAAAACGTGCTCCTGCAAAGCTATAGCCTAAAGGCTGAAGGGTACAAATATAGTGCTGATGCCGCAACGGCATGGATGGCACCAATGGTGGGTGTTGGGACATTTATGACACCCTATCCTTTTCAGGAAGTTATGGATGACCGCGACAAAGGATCTTTAATGTTCAGAGTTGAACAAGATATCCCCAATATAGGAAAGCTAAACAAGAAGAAAAAATTTATCCAGTCCCAAGGAAATATTGAGAACGCTACGCGGACCGTTACCCTTAACGACTATAAAGCGCAGGCCAAACAGCTCTACTACAGCTGGATGGTAGCCGAAGAGCGAATGAAAGTTTTGGATCAGAACGAAAAGATAATGTTGACCATGAAAAAGATTGAGGAAGTACGCTATCCTTACAATCAGTCGCAATTGGGTAATGTATACAAGATTGACGCAAGGATTGAAGAGAACAAAAATATGATCCGCATGCAGGAAGGTGAAATCGCAAAAGCAAGAGCATGGCTCAACAGCTTGATGAACCAGCCTGGCAATGCTGATTTTTCAATCGACACAAGTATTATTCCTGTCTTCAACCCTGCTTTGCACGACACCACAAGTCTTGCTGCTGTGCGGGGAGATATTAAAAAGATGGATGCGGGAATTGAATCGATGCAGCTCAGTATTCAGGCGATGAAAGCGGAGAAAAATCCCTCTTTTAAAATCCAGTTTGACCACATGAATTCTTTCGATAAAATGATGCCCAAAGCCTATTCGGTAATGGCAATGATGTCTATTCCTATTGCTCCATGGTCATCAAAAATGTATAAATCAGATGTTAAAGCAATGCAATATAATGTACAGGCAATGGAGAAAGAGAAATCCGCCATGCTGCAGGAAACCCAGGGTATGTTATATGGTATGCAATATGAAATACTGACCATGCAAAAAAGAATCCAGGGACTCGAAACAAAAATAATCCCTTCAATGCAAAAATCGCTGGATGTAAACTTTCTGAACTATCAGGAAAACAAACTGCAGATTCCTGTAGTAATTGACTCCTGGGAAGCTTTAAATATGCTGCAGAATAACTTATTAGATGAAAAATTAAAACTATATCAAATGATTGTCGATTATGAAAAAGAACTCTATCGCTAA
- a CDS encoding efflux RND transporter periplasmic adaptor subunit — protein MNNKLIIRTILLIAMVFPLLFTACAQKEEKKTSQEKAQTYTCPMHPQIVKDGPGSCPICGMDLVPFEKNNAQDFLTLGPSQQALANLTTITAGENEFSNSSHLNGRLVTDPEQTIYISSRVAGRIEELYVKETGVPVRKGQPLYKIYSEQLSALQQEYLLATAQAASFTEDKRFAQIKNAAKQKLLLYGQSEAQLNELLKKQKASPYVVYYAPDSGIVAELSITEGQYVAEGGSIMKLEDYTRLWVEADVYPADAGKVKIGQKVKVIVSGYEDQPQTMTVDFINPALQTSKQLIQLRGAIANPNKQWQAGQQAIVLLPSSEQKMKLTIPVDAVIRDGSGTHVWIEIEKGKYQPRMVAIGSETFDEVEITSGLTKGDIVVATGAYLLYSEFILKKGKNPMSGMKM, from the coding sequence ATGAACAATAAACTAATAATTCGTACTATTTTGCTCATTGCAATGGTTTTTCCACTTCTATTTACAGCATGTGCCCAAAAAGAAGAAAAAAAAACCAGTCAGGAAAAAGCTCAAACCTATACCTGCCCCATGCATCCGCAAATTGTAAAAGATGGCCCCGGCTCATGCCCGATCTGTGGAATGGATTTAGTGCCTTTCGAAAAAAACAACGCACAGGACTTTCTAACCTTGGGACCCAGCCAGCAGGCACTAGCTAATCTGACTACAATAACTGCTGGGGAAAATGAATTTTCAAATTCTTCTCATCTTAACGGACGTTTGGTTACTGACCCTGAGCAAACTATTTACATTTCAAGTCGTGTGGCAGGAAGGATTGAAGAGTTGTATGTAAAAGAAACTGGTGTTCCCGTTCGAAAAGGCCAGCCTTTGTACAAAATATATTCAGAGCAGCTTTCAGCCCTGCAGCAGGAGTACCTTCTAGCTACGGCGCAGGCTGCAAGCTTTACTGAGGATAAACGATTTGCCCAAATAAAAAATGCTGCAAAACAAAAACTATTATTATATGGACAATCTGAAGCACAGCTTAATGAATTATTAAAAAAACAAAAAGCTTCTCCTTATGTTGTTTATTATGCCCCGGATTCAGGAATAGTTGCAGAACTTTCCATAACAGAAGGCCAATATGTAGCAGAAGGAGGCTCTATTATGAAACTGGAAGATTATACCCGTTTATGGGTCGAAGCTGATGTCTATCCCGCAGATGCTGGTAAAGTTAAAATAGGCCAAAAAGTAAAAGTTATAGTCTCGGGTTATGAAGATCAGCCCCAAACAATGACAGTAGATTTTATAAATCCTGCCCTGCAGACAAGCAAACAGCTCATACAGCTGCGAGGTGCTATTGCCAATCCAAACAAGCAATGGCAGGCAGGTCAACAGGCAATTGTTTTACTGCCTTCATCAGAACAAAAAATGAAATTAACCATACCTGTAGATGCCGTAATAAGAGACGGCAGCGGTACACATGTGTGGATTGAAATTGAAAAAGGCAAATATCAGCCTAGAATGGTGGCTATTGGTTCTGAAACCTTCGATGAAGTCGAAATTACCAGTGGCTTAACAAAAGGTGATATTGTGGTTGCAACTGGCGCCTATCTCTTGTACAGTGAATTTATATTAAAAAAAGGCAAAAACCCAATGTCAGGAATGAAAATGTAA
- a CDS encoding DUF2911 domain-containing protein — protein sequence MKKIILLSFIIMQSLSISAQEKIQIKLTPASPSASFQQEIGSSTVKISYSRPLVRGRKIFGELVPFGKLWRTGASDCTTISTNEDIAFGNNILREGTYSVFSIPSENEWTIIINSDITLHGETGYDEKKDVMRFTVPTEKTIGFYETFTIELNDINSKGEGFLKIEWENTMVKIPMKSKADKEILALIDKYIIKEKSQNATLLFQAANYYSATCRANNQAVSWLAEAEKLDPENFYYPTLRQKISVELKDYPNAIEAAKKALAIAEQKKMKGTEKLKNQLEELQLLLKSK from the coding sequence ATGAAAAAAATAATTCTGCTAAGCTTCATTATTATGCAATCGTTATCAATTTCTGCACAAGAAAAAATTCAAATTAAACTTACCCCTGCAAGTCCCTCTGCATCATTTCAACAAGAAATCGGAAGTTCTACAGTCAAAATATCCTATAGCAGACCCTTAGTAAGAGGGCGAAAAATATTTGGCGAATTAGTGCCTTTTGGTAAACTCTGGCGAACAGGCGCCAGCGATTGTACGACCATAAGTACTAATGAAGATATTGCTTTTGGAAACAATATTTTAAGAGAAGGAACTTATTCTGTATTCTCAATTCCTTCAGAAAATGAGTGGACTATAATTATCAATAGTGATATTACTTTACATGGCGAAACTGGTTATGATGAGAAAAAAGATGTTATGCGTTTTACCGTTCCCACAGAAAAAACGATTGGTTTTTATGAAACTTTTACCATTGAATTAAATGACATCAACAGTAAAGGAGAAGGCTTCCTTAAAATAGAATGGGAAAACACAATGGTTAAAATACCTATGAAAAGCAAAGCTGACAAAGAAATTTTAGCCCTAATTGACAAATATATTATTAAAGAAAAAAGTCAAAATGCTACTTTATTGTTTCAGGCAGCAAATTATTATTCAGCCACGTGCAGAGCAAACAACCAAGCAGTATCGTGGTTAGCTGAAGCTGAAAAATTAGATCCTGAAAATTTTTATTATCCGACTTTAAGACAGAAAATCTCAGTAGAACTCAAGGATTATCCCAATGCCATCGAGGCTGCAAAAAAAGCCCTTGCAATTGCAGAACAGAAAAAAATGAAAGGCACGGAAAAATTAAAAAACCAGCTTGAAGAGTTACAATTATTACTTAAAAGCAAATAA
- a CDS encoding efflux RND transporter periplasmic adaptor subunit: protein MKKNSIAKLVGLLFVSILVLTACNKKTEHNSKPAHQHSTNQEYTCPMHPEVIQDKPGSCPICGMELVARHTPGTETAIDSSLKHLLKPVNEQVVSNISVIKPDEGTKIFSMQVQGIITYDTREQTSISSRVSGRIERLLIKYNYQPVKKGQLIMEIYSPDLAAAQRELLFIYQSDPNNPMLQKAKDRLSLLGMQQGQIQQVLKTGKISYRIPVYSNATGYILDNTGAANASATAPAASPQSAPSDDGMGAMGSSSSAASNSSASAPASSAIMLREGQYVGAGQSLFTIYTNKNLIAEFAFDPSVSSQIKKGQKLVFYEPSDKQTVYTGTIGLIQPVFKEGSNFTIARIYLQDNKFQTGKLVTAAIPIVSKGWWLPQSAVLNLGNKSIVFKKEQDVFVPREVKTKNNGDGMVLIDQDINNWNIASNAAYMIDSESFIKTASENKLKN from the coding sequence ATGAAAAAGAACTCTATCGCTAAGTTAGTCGGATTGTTATTCGTTTCGATATTAGTATTGACAGCCTGTAACAAGAAAACAGAGCATAACAGTAAGCCCGCACATCAGCATAGTACAAATCAGGAATATACTTGTCCAATGCATCCCGAAGTTATTCAGGATAAGCCCGGCAGCTGCCCAATATGCGGGATGGAATTGGTTGCAAGACACACTCCTGGAACGGAAACAGCTATAGACAGCAGCCTGAAACACCTTTTAAAACCAGTTAACGAACAAGTTGTTTCAAACATATCTGTCATAAAACCTGACGAGGGTACTAAAATATTCTCTATGCAGGTACAGGGAATTATTACCTACGATACCCGCGAGCAGACCAGTATCTCCAGCAGGGTAAGCGGAAGGATTGAGCGTCTGCTGATTAAGTACAATTATCAGCCCGTAAAAAAAGGACAGTTAATCATGGAAATCTATTCCCCTGATCTGGCTGCCGCGCAAAGAGAGTTGTTATTTATTTATCAATCTGACCCAAACAATCCGATGCTTCAAAAAGCAAAAGACAGACTCTCTCTGCTGGGTATGCAACAGGGGCAAATTCAACAGGTATTAAAAACAGGTAAAATCTCCTATCGCATTCCTGTTTACAGTAATGCCACCGGGTACATCTTAGACAACACGGGAGCGGCAAATGCTTCTGCAACAGCTCCTGCGGCTTCGCCTCAAAGCGCACCGTCAGATGATGGTATGGGCGCAATGGGTTCAAGTAGCAGTGCAGCATCAAATAGCAGCGCATCTGCCCCTGCTTCCTCTGCTATTATGCTAAGAGAAGGACAATATGTTGGTGCAGGACAATCTCTTTTTACAATATATACCAACAAAAACCTTATCGCTGAGTTTGCTTTTGATCCATCGGTATCATCCCAGATTAAAAAAGGACAAAAGTTGGTGTTTTATGAACCCTCAGATAAGCAAACCGTGTATACTGGTACTATCGGACTCATTCAACCCGTCTTTAAAGAGGGAAGCAACTTTACCATAGCCCGAATTTATTTGCAGGATAATAAATTTCAGACCGGAAAATTAGTAACTGCAGCCATTCCTATTGTCAGTAAAGGCTGGTGGCTTCCACAAAGCGCCGTTCTTAATTTAGGAAATAAATCCATCGTTTTCAAAAAAGAGCAGGACGTGTTTGTTCCCAGAGAAGTTAAAACGAAAAATAATGGTGATGGAATGGTGCTAATAGACCAAGACATCAATAATTGGAATATCGCCAGTAATGCGGCTTATATGATAGACAGTGAGAGTTTTATCAAGACAGCTTCAGAAAATAAATTAAAAAATTAA
- a CDS encoding DUF3347 domain-containing protein, translating to MKELIKSGISILSILLLIACGNNENKKKEIPQNKKTSVAITKESEVKINDDLLNAIYSQYTHLTVALTQGNIAEAKLAANAIEAGAQKISANSNLVTSAGAIVSAPDIEKQRIAYSQLSNEMVGLLKKAGMADAELYVHYCPMAFDNKGAVWISTTKEVRNPYFGEKMLKCGEVKETIK from the coding sequence ATGAAAGAATTAATCAAATCAGGAATCTCCATATTATCAATCTTGTTGCTTATTGCCTGTGGTAATAATGAAAACAAAAAGAAAGAGATTCCACAGAATAAGAAAACGTCAGTCGCAATTACTAAGGAATCCGAAGTAAAGATAAATGATGATCTTTTAAACGCAATTTACAGCCAGTATACTCATTTAACAGTTGCCCTTACTCAAGGTAATATCGCAGAGGCAAAACTGGCAGCTAATGCGATTGAGGCGGGAGCGCAAAAAATCAGCGCCAACAGTAATCTTGTTACAAGTGCTGGGGCAATCGTTTCAGCTCCGGATATTGAAAAGCAGCGAATAGCTTATTCTCAACTAAGTAATGAAATGGTTGGCTTGCTGAAGAAAGCAGGAATGGCTGACGCTGAGCTGTATGTGCACTATTGTCCAATGGCTTTTGATAATAAAGGGGCAGTATGGATTAGTACTACCAAAGAAGTGCGTAACCCTTACTTTGGAGAAAAAATGCTTAAATGTGGTGAGGTGAAAGAAACAATTAAATAA